Part of the Xiphophorus maculatus strain JP 163 A chromosome 3, X_maculatus-5.0-male, whole genome shotgun sequence genome, tataaaacattttgctgcacaaacgtttgacaccaattttgtctgatttgaaggtCTGGAGCCGACTTGCCTCaggaaactgattttatttcctgtttctgatgattgagatcattttatttctgtgttcaGAAACGGCCAGCAGGTAACGCTCTGGACCCAACCCGACCCGACCGGACCCGACCCTACCTGACCCGGACCCGCCGTGGCCCCTGCCGCCGCTCTGGTTGAGTCTGGTGATGGCGGCGGGTTGCCTGCGTCGCGTCCTGGTGAAGCGGCTGCAGATGTACGcactttaaaactaaaactgcgACGcactttaaaaactaatttctgcatcaagttcagtttatttcagcaatgttttccaaaataaaagtcctagaaacacaaaacaatcttCTAAATTGAACGCAAAATGCTTTATTATGAAAGCTaacaatttacacaaaaatttattttaatgttcatattttaaaataaaattaatcacaaGCGAAAATAGATTTTGTAGGATGAAGCCAGTCGTTTgtataaatatggaaaatgaaGAATTATAGTTTGAAGTTACTTTTAAAGCTGGTCGTTATTAAAAGCAGAattcatgaaaaataatttcttgttgatcataaatatttctgtttgagtCGTTCACTTctggaccagcagggggcgacggTGGACAGGAACCACTTcgctttaacaggaagaaaccagaaccagaactttctCTGTTAGAAGAGCAtcaaaagttttaatgaaacaaaattaataataaacaacgaatgtttgaaattattatttattcatcagtttcatgttttagtgTAAAAACTGTAAACTATTGAATCCAGATGAGCTGACAAGCCGGTTCTGGtcggttctgttctgttctggtcagtttggttctgttcggttcggttctggtCCAAATGCTTTGATTAATCaaacatcagattttaaagaaaaatggagaaGCTTCATGCAGAATCCTGACGGAGCGTTCTGGTACCAGAACCTCTGGTCCGTTTTGATGTCTTCTGTGGTTCTGCAGGTGAGCGGTTCTGGCCCGGTCAGAGGACTCTGGCCAGCAGGACGGTCAGCAGCAGAGCGGCAGACAGACCGGACCTTTGGGATTCTCCTGCAGACAAACCCGGGTTaatctgtggttctggttccggttgtGGTTCTGGTGGGCCGGAGCGGACTCACCTGCGGCCCGCAGCATGACCTCGGTGACCCCCAGCGACCCGTTGTGCGGCGCCGGCTGGATGCGCAGCAGCCTGCAGAGCAGCGGGTAGACGTGGATGCTGTCAAACGGGTCGGACACAAAGTTCTGCTTGAAGCTCGGTCCGACGGCCCGGAAGATGGTCTTCATGTCCATCTCCCCGTTGTGGAAGCCGTGGTCGCCTTTGTTCACGTAGACGATGAACCTCTGAGAAACAGAGAGGCagggtgacctttgacctcaccTGCTGCTCTGGAACCAGAAACTCCATTTGAACAATTTTACACCtaaaaaaactgatttcctgattttatctttaattaaaCGTCAAACGCAACAGAAAGTCCTTAAAATGAGATCTGGACCTGAACGActgaatttctgtttttgtttctgtgaggTCAGGAAAtggacttcaaaataagagcatgaatgaTTCTTAATAGTTTAAAGCCAAAATACAGATGtttaactttattcaactgaaagtttctAAAACTGTAAATTAGTGCTTCAGAGTTGAGCTGGAAAAATTATCTTAGTGGAAGCTAATTGCGCTAAACGTTTCCAAAgttagctaaatgtttttagctAAGCTAAAATTTAGCAGAAGTTTGACGCTATGACTGAACCAAAGATCCATCTGCGCTTTAAATACtgagtgaatatttatgcagtcACTCGTTTAAAAGTCCCTCtagctttaattattttactttgaataaaataatcccTTAACCAGCTAGCTAGTTAAATCTGTTTCTCattattttgtataaatctgattttactttGACAGGGTGTCCACACATTAAGTCttaattttgtaaaagtaagaaattaaaatgtcttgaattcatttaaaatgtaaattaaacacGTTAATCAccggtcttaaattttgtcgtAGCACTcttatttttcaacattttagtcatttgtagacgtttcattttgttctgcGCCTGGAGcagttgaggctaccgctaactaccTGCTAATAAACCcttgctagctagttagctggcgttttgttttgtttcttttgttgtttttttcatatttaatgagTTAAGTGCAGACTAATCACCAGTTTGAAGAAGAAAGATCGTCTCTCCCATTGGCTCACTTCTGTTCTAGCTCGTTTGATGCTGCGTTCATTCTGGGCTGAAAGGATTGGCACTATGGACCTTACGgctaaattacacattttatttgtaattaaatacaaaaatccaCTTTTGTACATTACTGTAATTGTCTTAAATTTCCTTCATAATGGTCGTAAATAGTCTTAAGTAGCCTTTAGGAACACTATTGATTTGTAATCTGTTGTAAAATAACCAGAAATTAGCTCTACTTTTAGCAGATTAGCAGAAGTTTTCCCACTGCCTCTTCAGAATTAAAGGTTGCTGAAAGTAGATAATGAAATACTTCAATATGAGTATTGGACTTTAGCTAAAAGAATCATCTCGATGGTCTTGTAGATGACTTCGTCACTAGCGATATTAGCGCAATAAACCGGAAGTCATTCAAGGAACGGAGATGACTGAATGTTTCTGAAGCCAAGGAGCAAcatattaattatatatatatattatattatatacatatataatccattccctaacattcttgtataatcagtataatctgtgcatatagctaccatatttatatttatacacaatatctatatctctttgctataaccccttatagtccatacatacatagtcttgtacatctgtaaataaatatctatatctcgtagagcacagctggatagatgcaaactacatctcgttgcttgtacttgtgacagtgcaatgacaataaagttgaattctattctattctattaataataaaacaattcttCAACACCACCGGGGCCAGGACTGTTCCCACACGGACGTTCCTAGCACCGATTCTTTGGTGAAGAACCAAACCTGAGGCGAGCCTTACCGAGTTCAGGTTGAACCCCAGGTCCGCCACGACCACGATGGGAGGCAGCCGCTTGCTTCTCCCCAGATGGAAACTCTCCGGGATCTCCTGTTTCTTGTAGACGGTCAGATTGGGAGCGTTGGACAGAGCGTCGTAAACCTCCTGGTCCTTCCCCGGCCGCGGCGTCACGATGCCAAAGCCGCCGTAGTCCAGGATCTCAAAGCTGGCGAGCTCCATCAGGTTCAGGTACTTGTTGAGGACGATCTCGTCCACCAGCGGCCGCTTCTTGACGGTGGTCATGCCGTGATCCGAGGTGATGATGACGTCCAGGCTGTCGTCCAGGCCGTTCCGGCTGATGGCGTCGCGCAGGTAACCGACGGTGCGGTCGATCTGCTGGATGACGGTCTTCCTGTCCGGGTGGTCCGGCCCCTTGTTGTGGCCCACGAAGTCCGGCTCGCCGTAGTACAGGGTCACCAGGTCGAAGTCCTCCTCCGCGAACCAGCTCAGAACCGTGTCTATGTTCTCACGCCATTCTGTCTCATTGGTGTAAGGGTGGCCGGGCTCTGCCAGCTGAACTCTGTTGACCCTTTGACCCCCGTAGGCGGCGGCGCCTCCCGGGAAGAAGAACGAAGCGGTTTTCAGACCCTGAAAGAAGGAGATCAGTTTATCGTCACATTTGGATCTCCTGCAGGCCGGCTCGCCTCGACTTGCCTGGTTCTGAGCCGTGATCCATAACGGCAGCACTCCGTTGTCCCACCACTCCGACCTCTTCAGGGTCTCTTTGAAGGAAACTTTCAGGTTTGTTGTTTCATTGAACATTAAGTTGTGGACAACTTCGTGGTCTTCTATCCATCTACCTGAGAGGAGACATTTAGCTCTGTGattcaggagaaaaagaaacGTCTGTATGGTCCACTGTTATGCTGCCATCTGGTGGTTAGATTTGGCTGTTCAGTGAAGCAGTGGTGATCAGATCGAATTCAGGTAAATTGGGACATTTAAGGATTTACCAGGTGTCACATTTTTTATACTTagtttaaatattcttttgcttactaaatatttagttgcatCATTGTTCGGTGTTCAGTCTCCATTTTTCACCGTGACTCAGCATAATCTCTAactgggggctcgtccgggattgAAACCAAACATTATGCTTCTTTCACTGCCCCTGAAGGAATCATCATGATAATTGTTGTCTATCTCAAGAGTGATCATGTAAAATTTGACTTGTGTACAACTTAACGACACACAACCCAGTTAACGCAGCAGTTCAGTCCCAGTCAAACCAGTTCAGTGAGTCAGGGCTGCTTTAATGGGTGTGATGGAGGTTTTAGCCAGCAaacggcgccccctgctggagttCAGTTGATTCATGTTTACAATGTTGTGTCTGCAGCAGTGAGTTCAAAGTTCATCACAGCTAAACTTATTCTCTCTGTTGGACGGCGTGAATAAAACGATTTTAAACGATATCAAATCCGTTTTCAGAAGGATGGATTTCATGTTGATCTGCTGCTTAtggccttttttaaaataaggggcgacattaaacaaaaacagatacttcagcaaatgtttctgcacagaaataatttttttaaagagttggAATTGTATGACTCTTATAAAGCCAGAAAGTTtcttgatttaaacattttcgAGTCTCCTGAGGTGAAAATCCAGGTTTTTCCTGAGTGATTCAGGCTCAGATGCTTCTCACGTCTCCTGCAGGAAACAAAGAGTCGCATTTAGAAGAAAaccttcacttcctgtttgatcAGCCAGGAATTGGCAAACATCTGATCGTATCTAATGCGGCCATAAACCTCCACTTACTGACAGGAAGATCAACACAACCCAGACCAGCTGACAGTGCTCAATAATCCAGAAATAATCTAGCAATGCATGATTAGATTATATTTCTTATCCTGTAAGCTGGTTCTGATCTGCAGAGCTTCAGAACCGGAACATTTTCAGAGTCCAGCTGGTCTCCTTCTCTAAATCTAATAAATTcagtgtcaaacatttgtgcagcaaaaatgttcattttttattagcattttaaagatgctaataaaaagcagcacaaacaaaacttttgctGCTCAAACATAGTCGAgtcgtttgacaccaattttgtccgATTTGAAGAAGTTTGAGggtggttgacctttcatgacctctggaaacgtttttattaatatctttaaaatttgTGCTGCACAAACCAAAACGCTTGATGCCAATTTTTGTAGATTAGTAGAAGGTGAAGCGCCAGCTGCCCTCAGGAGGATTTCTGGGTTCAAGACTCGATGACAAAAGcgcaatttatttattgattttaattaaaaacatcccaaataaaaagtttgactGGCAGAAGAAATGACTTGAACCAACATGTGGTTCCTTAACGGGATTTTCTCCGAAGCGTTCTGCGTGCTGCAGCCTCGCTGCTCGTCTACCCAGAACTTAAGATGTTTGGTGTCTGTAGCTCTGAGCTGAAATGTCGGTTTCCCCCCTGAAGGACTGAcgaagctcttcttcttcttcataaCTAATTGTTCCTGACTCTACTGCAGAGCTGCTAGTAATCTAATTAACCTGCAGGACTGTTTGGTTTAAGGCCGTCCAGCGGCGCTCCAGACCTGTGATGGTGGTGAAGTGTGACGGCGAAGTCATGGTCATCATGGGGGGGGTGACGTATTTGGCCTTGACCCCGTCCCAGGCCATGCGGTCCAGGTGCGGCGTGTCCACGTCCTGGTCGTAGTCCCACCTGAACCCGTCGAAcgacaccagcagcagcttggtCTTCTTCTCCTCCCTGCTGCTCACCGGCTTCCCGTCGACGCCGCTTGCCGCCATCAGCACGAGGAAAATCTCCAGCCTCATCTTCAGCCTCACTGCGACTGCCTGCCGTCTGGCTGGTGCTCACCTGTGCAGGAGACCCTGGTTAATGAGTAGCATCAGTTCCTGATACAGATCTGCTGATGGAGGGGCAGACCTTTGACTGTGAACTAATAGGTCTTATCGGGACAGACTTTAATGATTAGATGGACTTTGAAAGTTGGTCCTTGGTGTTTATAAGTCTGGACCAATCAGATTCTTAAAGCTGATAATCTGATCAATAATAAGACCAGATAACCTGAAGTTCTGTCCTGTGATGTACTGACCTGTCTCCAGTCAGAtgaggaaaaacagagagaattCAAATTTCTTGCAGTAAATTTTCCACTTcaagtttttataaaacaatatttcatcCATTTAATCTCAAATATCACCCCAGTAACTCTTAATTTGCTCTATTTGTactcaaaacagattttcatcAGCATTAACAGCTTTGATATTAACTTGAATTGATCTCACGAGCCTTTTAAGAAAATTAgccctttattttgaaattgcgTCTTTTATTTTGTCGTTAAACGCACCGGAAGCGCTTCTTTACCCTATGAAGGACATCCTGTCATTCGCGCTGCAGCGTGATGTCCGTCATTTAagtgttaaatgaaatgtttttatcaggTTCTGGATTCTAAGTAGTGTTCGGTTCGGACGGGTTGTTCCGGATCATCTGAGCAGGTTTGTAGCTTTAGACGAAGAAAACATCGGAGTTCCGCACCGGAAAGCTAACAGGTTAGCTTAACCAGACTCCAGGAAGAGAAATGCGTCTTTACCTGATAAAATGCTCCAGAGGCAACTGTAGAAAATAACTTGATTTAAATTCTGTCGGTGTTTCTTCATAATTCGGCATGTGtgaactgaaattaattttgagaTATATAGACATGACATGAGCCAATGAGTCCAAGCAGGAATAATCTGACTCCACCGCttatggttctggttctgtaccGGAATTGAAATGAGCTTTGGTCAAATCTGAAATAATTATATCCGTCAGATTTACTCTATTCTGGATAAATATTTCTGGAGCGAGAATTTGAGATGAGGAATGTCAGGATATTAGGAATGAAGGATAACTAGGATACGCGCAGATGATTTAATCCTGTGTTGTTTGGATTTGTCTTTGATTTGATCCCGGTTCTGAGTTTATGATGGTTTTAGTTTCAGGAATGTCCCTCTGGAGCCTCAGACCGGCGCTGGAGCTGCTGATCCACGGTGAGTTTCCTCCTGCAGGCTGAAGGTGAAAAAGTTTTTCTGCTCTGGACAGAAACATCCCAGGAAACTGAAACAATTTTCCCTGAGGTGTTTGTGATGAAGAATTCTTCTGGGTTAAACATGAACAGCTCTCGTTCTGCTCTGTGTATCTGCAGCGACCCGGCTCTCCTCCTCCTGGACCGGGCCGCTCCTCTCCAGAACCATGGCCACTCTCAACCAGATGCACCGCCAGGGGAAGCCCAAGGTTCCCCCTAAAACTCTGGGCGCCACGTTCGGCCGGCCGCAGCTCAAAGCCGTCGTCCTGAAGACGATGATCCGGAAGCCCAAGAAGCCCAACTCGGCCAACAGGAAGTGCGCCCGCGTGCGGCTGTCCAACGGGAAGGAGGCGGTGGTGTTCATCCCCGGGGAGGGACACAACCTGCAGGAGCACAACGTGGTTCTGGTGCAGGGGGGCAGGACCCAGGACCTGCCCGGAGTCAAACTCACTGTGGTTCGAGGAAAATATGACTGCGCTCATGTGGTGAAGAAGAAGCAGTAGCTGAGGCTCACACTGCTGTTTGATTATAGATGAtca contains:
- the mrps12 gene encoding 28S ribosomal protein S12, mitochondrial, with product MSLWSLRPALELLIHATRLSSSWTGPLLSRTMATLNQMHRQGKPKVPPKTLGATFGRPQLKAVVLKTMIRKPKKPNSANRKCARVRLSNGKEAVVFIPGEGHNLQEHNVVLVQGGRTQDLPGVKLTVVRGKYDCAHVVKKKQ
- the LOC102221957 gene encoding ectonucleotide pyrophosphatase/phosphodiesterase family member 7-like isoform X1, yielding MRLEIFLVLMAASGVDGKPVSSREEKKTKLLLVSFDGFRWDYDQDVDTPHLDRMAWDGVKAKYVTPPMMTMTSPSHFTTITGRWIEDHEVVHNLMFNETTNLKVSFKETLKRSEWWDNGVLPLWITAQNQGLKTASFFFPGGAAAYGGQRVNRVQLAEPGHPYTNETEWRENIDTVLSWFAEEDFDLVTLYYGEPDFVGHNKGPDHPDRKTVIQQIDRTVGYLRDAISRNGLDDSLDVIITSDHGMTTVKKRPLVDEIVLNKYLNLMELASFEILDYGGFGIVTPRPGKDQEVYDALSNAPNLTVYKKQEIPESFHLGRSKRLPPIVVVADLGFNLNSRFIVYVNKGDHGFHNGEMDMKTIFRAVGPSFKQNFVSDPFDSIHVYPLLCRLLRIQPAPHNGSLGVTEVMLRAAGESAPAHQNHNRNQNHRLTRVCLQENPKGPVCLPLCC
- the LOC102221957 gene encoding ectonucleotide pyrophosphatase/phosphodiesterase family member 7-like isoform X2, with protein sequence MRLEIFLVLMAASGVDGKPVSSREEKKTKLLLVSFDGFRWDYDQDVDTPHLDRMAWDGVKAKYVTPPMMTMTSPSHFTTITGRWIEDHEVVHNLMFNETTNLKVSFKETLKRSEWWDNGVLPLWITAQNQGLKTASFFFPGGAAAYGGQRVNRVQLAEPGHPYTNETEWRENIDTVLSWFAEEDFDLVTLYYGEPDFVGHNKGPDHPDRKTVIQQIDRTVGYLRDAISRNGLDDSLDVIITSDHGMTTVKKRPLVDEIVLNKYLNLMELASFEILDYGGFGIVTPRPGKDQEVYDALSNAPNLTVYKKQEIPESFHLGRSKRLPPIVVVADLGFNLNSRFIVYVNKGDHGFHNGEMDMKTIFRAVGPSFKQNFVSDPFDSIHVYPLLCRLLRIQPAPHNGSLGVTEVMLRAAGESQRSGLSAALLLTVLLARVL